In Chionomys nivalis chromosome 24, mChiNiv1.1, whole genome shotgun sequence, one genomic interval encodes:
- the Acad9 gene encoding complex I assembly factor ACAD9, mitochondrial, with amino-acid sequence MSGCRLFSRRAAAVAAAATAARASRVPRVFTVTHRPLHTSLRSCSFAKELFLGNIEQKGVFPFPEVSQDELNEINQFVGPLERFFTEEVDSRKIDQEGKIPVDTLEKLKSLGLFGIQVPEEYGGLGLSNTMYARLGEIISMDGSITVTLAAHQAIGLKGIILVGTEEQKAKYLPKLASGEHIAAFCLTEPASGSDAASIQTRATLSEDKKYFVLNGSKVWITNGGLASIFTVFAKTQVVDSDGSIKDKITAFIVERDFGGITNGKPEEKLGIRGSNTCEVHFENTRVPVENVLGEVGGGFKVAMNILNSGRFSMGSAVSGMLKKLIELTAEYACTRKQFNRNLSEFGLIQEKFALMAQKAYVMESMAYLTAGMLDQPGFPDCSIEAAMVKVFSSEAAWQCVSEALQILGGSGYMKDYPYERMLRDARILLIFEGTNEILRLFIALTGLQHAGRILTSRIKELKRGNVTTVMETIGRKLRDSLSRTVDLGLSSKPGVVHPSLGDSANKLEENVYYFGRTVETLLLRFGKTIVEEQLVLKRVANILINLYAMTAVLSRASRSIRTGLPNHDHEVLLANMFCVEAYYQNLFSLSQLDKYSPENLDEQIKKVSQQILEKRAYICAHPLDRTS; translated from the exons AAAGGAGTCTTCCCCTTTCCCGAAGTTAGTCAGGATGAGCTTAATGAAATCAACCAGTTTGTGGGACCACTGGAAAGATTCTTTACTGAAGAAG tggACTCTCGAAAAATTGACCAGGAGGGAAAAATTCCAGTTGACACCTTAGAAAAATTGAAGAGCCTGGGACTTTTTGGGATACAGGTCCCAGAAGAATATG GTGGCCTAGGCCTCTCCAACACCATGTATGCCCGTCTTGGGGAGATCATCAGCATGGACGGCTCCATCACCGTGACCCTGGCAGCACACCAGGCTATTGGCCTCAAG ggGATCATCTTGGTTGGCACTGAGGAACAGAAGGCCAAGTATTTGCCCAAACTGGCATCTGGGGAACACATCGCAGCCTTTTGCCTAACAGAGCCAGCCAG TGGGAGTGATGCTGCCTCCATCCAGACCAGAGCTACGTTAAGTGAAGATAAGAAGTACTTTGTCCTCAATGGCTCCAAG GTTTGGATCACCAATGGAGGACTGGCCAGTATTTTTACTGTATTTGCAAAAACTCAGGTGGTTGATTCTGATGGTTCGATAAAAGACAAAATCACTGCATTCATAGTAGAAAGAGACTTTGGTGGAATCACTAATGGGAAACCTGAAGAGAAATTAGGCATTCGAGGCTCCAACA CTTGTGAAGTCCATTTTGAAAATACCAGAGTGCCTGTGGAAAATGTCCTTGGAGAAGTTGGAGGTGGCTTTAag GTGGCTATGAACATCCTCAACAGCGGGCGATTCAGCATGGGCAGTGCTGTGTCTGGGATGCTCAAGAAGCTGATTG aacTGACTGCTGAGTATGCCTGCACAAGGAAGCAGTTCAATCGGAATCTCAGTGAATTTGGTTTGATTCAG GAAAAGTTTGCACTAATGGCTCAGAAGGCATATGTAATGGAGAGCATGGCCTACCTCACCGCGGGGATGCTAGACCAGCCAGGGTTTCCCGACTGCTCGATCGAGGCAGCCATGGTGAAG GTGTTCAGCTCCGAGGCTGCCTGGCAGTGTGTGAGTGAGGCTCTACAGATCCTTGGGGGCTCGGGCTACATGAAGGACTACCCCTATGAGCGTATGCTGCGTGATGCCCGCATCCTCCTCATTTTTGAG GGAACCAATGAGATTCTTCGGTTGTTCATTGCCCTGACAGGCCTGCAGCATGCTGGACGCATCCTGACCTCTAGGATCAA AGAGCTTAAAAGAGGCAATGTGACCACAGTCATGGAGACAATTGGTCGAAAGCTTCGGGACTCGCTGAGCCGAACCGTGGACCTGGGACTGTCAAGCAAACCTGGCGTTGTACATCCCAGTCTTGGA GACAGTGCCAACAAGCTTGAGGAAAATGTGTATTACTTTGGTCGGACTGTTGAAACCCTGTTACTCCGTTTCGGAAAG ACCATTGTAGAGGAGCAGCTGGTGCTGAAGCGGGTGGCCAACATCCTCATCAACCTGTATGCTATGACGGCCGTGTTGTCACGGGCCAGCCGCTCCATCCGAACTGGGCTCCCGAATCACGACCATGAG GTTCTGTTGGCCAACATGTTCTGTGTGGAAGCTTATTACCAGAATCTCTTCAGCCTGTCTCAGCTGGACAAGT ATTCTCCAGAAAACCTGGATGAGCAGATTAAGAAAGTGTCTCAGCAGATCCTTGAGAAGCGAGCCTACATATGTGCCCACCCTCTGGACAGGACATCCTGA